CCGGGCGTGACGATCCCCATCCCGAGCAGCACGCTGAACCCGCCACCGAGCAGCGCCAGCGGCAGCCCGAGCGCCACGCCGGTCGCGACCGCCCAGCCGACGGACTGCCCCACGATCAGGGCCAGTCCACCCGCCGCCAGTCCGGCGCTGGCACCGATCAGGGCGCCGGGTACCGCGACCTGACCGAGATCCCTCATCCGGTTGGTAGTCATCTCAACCCACTACCACGCCGAACCGGACCAGGCTGTAGACGAGCATGCCCAGGTAGAAGACCGCTCCGAAACCGATGACCAGGTTCGGCAGGATCCCCGGACGGATGGGTTTGGGCAACATCCGGTTGTTCACCAGGAGCAACACCACGCAGTAGGTGCCCATGGCGAAGGTGGACAGGAACGCCAGCACGTCGAGGATCGCGCCCGGGCCGTCGGCGGGGCCGAACAGCAGGATCAGGATCCCGAAGGTGATGACCCCCCAGAGGAAACCGGCGTACAGCTTCGACATGCTGAACCGCTTCGCACCGCGTACGAAGTGGTAGGTCATGTCCGCCTGGCCACGGGAGAAGGAGTCGAACAGGCCGAGCGTGGCGTTGAGACCGATCAGCGCGATGAAGCCGAGGAAGATGCCGCGCAGGACCGGCGCGCCGGCCGAGGCGAAGGCGTCCGCCATCGCGGTGAGGGCGACCTCCCGGTCACCGTCGCGGATCAGGTCCGCGACGCCCGGGCTCTCCCGGGCCGCGGTCTGGGCCAGCACGGTGAACGAGATGGTGACCAGCATCGTGATGCCCCAGAAGAGCAGGATGGCGTCGAAGGTCACCCACTTGCGCCAGCCCTTCCACTTGCGCATCTCGGCCGGGTTGTCGGTGTCGAACATGAACCCGCGCGACGGCATCTCCTCCTGCTGTCCGGCGGAGCGCAGCCCACGGATCTTCGGGATGTGCGCGCCCATGCCGGCACCGGAGTCGCGCAGGTGCAGGGTGTACCACATCTGCTGCATCCCGGATGGTCCGGCGAACGCGATCGCGCCGACGAGCACCGGGAACCAGGCGGCGGACATCGCCTCTTCGGGGAAGTAGCCGAACTGGAACATGCCACCGAGGGTCGAGGTGACGTCGCTCCACTGGCCGACCAGCGAGGCCGCCACCGAGGTGCCGACGACCAGCACGCCGATCAGGATGCCGAGCAGGCTCTCCAGCAGGGGGTAGATCACCGAGGCCAGGCTGAACAGGATGCCGACGACGATCAGGCCGATGCATGCTGTGACAACCCAGGGTACGCCGCTGACCTCCTCGAAGGCGGCGGCGCCGGTGGATAGGTGTCCTGGCCAGATATAGACCAGGATCGCCACCCCGAAGAAGAACCACATCAGTGGTTTGAATACTCGGGCGGCGCCGAAGAAGATGCTCTCGCCGGTGGCCATCGCGTACCGGGCCATTTCCAGCATCACGAACGCCTGCAGCGTCACACCGATCAGGAACAGCCACCGGATCTCCGGTCCGAAGACCAGGACCAGCCGGGGCCACATGTACGCCTCGCCCATGCCCACGCCGAGCGCGACGAGGAACACGGTGGGGCCGAGCAGATGGATCGAGGGCGGGGCGTCGGGCAGTTCCCGGATCGGCATCGGTTCGAGCTTGCCGGCCCGCCAGACGCGCTCCTCTCCGGCGACCTTTGTGGATGTGGTGGTGCTGGGTGGAGCGGTGGTTCCGCCCCCCTGGGGGTGGGGGGCAGGAGTGTTCGCAGCGTCCACGTTGGACCTCCTCGGGACCTAGTGGCTAGGGGGTCTGGGGGACGGAACCAGACCCCGACGTCATGTCCTGTTCGCCTCCTGGCCGCGGAGCGGTCGCTGTCGCAGGTTTCCCCTCGGCAAGACCGGTGTGCCGCGGGTGTGTCGGATCAACCGCCGGTGTTCGGGTCGGCCTCGATCAGGCCGGCGGCCCGGGCCCAGCGGTACTTCGCACCGAGTACGGCGACCGGCTTCTCCGTGGTGTACGGGTAGGCCACGATGCCGTGCCGGTACAGGTGCTCGCTGGCCTGCTCTACCTCCACGTCGCCGGCGAGCGAGGCGACGACGGGCTTGTGGATGCCCTTGGCCCGGAACTCCTCGACCACGTCGACCACCAGTTCGGCGAAGACCATCGGCGGGGTGACGATGGTGTGCCAGTAGCCGAGGATCAGCGAGTGGATGCGCGGGTCGGAGAGGCCGAGCGCGATCGTGTTCCGGTAGGTCGACGGCGGTTCGCCGCCGGTGATGTCCACCGGGTTCCCGGCCGCACCGAAGGGCGGGATGAACTTGCGGAACGCCTGGTCGAGGTCGGCCGGGATCTCCATCAGACTCAGGCCGTTGTCGACGCAGGCGTCGGAGAGCAGTACCCCGGAGCCGCCCGCACCGGTGATGATGACGACGTTCTCGCCCTGCGGTGTGGGCAGCAGCGGGATGCCGCGGGCGTACTCGAGCAGGTCGTTGAGGCCCGGGGCGCGGATGACGCCGCTCTGCCGCAGGATGTCGTCGTACACCTTGTCGTTGCCCGCCAGGGCCCCGGTGTGCGAGCTGGCGGCCTTGGCGCCCTGGTCGGTACGGCCCGCCTTGAGCACCAGGACCGGCTTGGTCTTCGACACCCGCTTGGCGGTGTCGGCGAAGGCGCGGCCGTCCTTGAGGTCCTCCAGGTGCATGGCGATCAGCTGGGTGTTGTCGTCCTGCTCGAAGAAGGTGAGCAGGTCGTCCTCGTCGATGTCGGCCTTGTTGCCGACGCCGACGATGGACGAGACGCCCATCTGTGCGGATCGGCTGAAGCCGAGGATGGCCATGCCGATGCCGCCGCTCTGCGAGGAGAGGGCGACCCCACCCTTGACGTCGTACGGGGTGCAGAACGTCGCGGAGAGGTTCTCCGGGGTGTAGTAGTAGCCGTAGATGTTCGGGCCGAGGATCCGTACGCCGTGCCGGCGGGCGATCGCGACGACCTCGTCCTGGAGTTCGTGGTTGCCGGTCTCGCCGAAGCCGGACGGGATCAGGATCGCCCCGGCCACGCCCTTGGCGCCGACCTCCTCGAGCGCCTGCGGCACGAACTTCGCCGGGATGGCGAAGACCGCGACGTCCACCGGACCGGGTACGTCGCTGATGCTCCGGAACGCCTTGCGGTCGAGGATCTCGTCGACCTTCGGGTTGATCGGGTAGATCTCACCCTGGAAACCGCCGTTGACCAGGTTCTTCATCACCGAGTTACCGATCTTGCCGGCCTCGGCGGA
The Micromonospora pisi DNA segment above includes these coding regions:
- a CDS encoding acetate--CoA ligase family protein, which codes for MPDIATSYDREAVRRVLDQVRAEGRDSLTAPEGRLVVEAYGIATPKEGLATSADEAVTLATEIGLPVVLKIVSPDILHKTEAGGVLVGLKTPAEVADGYQTILDNAHAYKADAQVVGVQVQQLLNSGHEVIVGTVTDQTFGKVVAFGLGGVLVEVLKDVTFRLAPTDRDTALSMIDGIASAEILRGVRGAEPANREVLAGLITRLSDLVTDFPELAEVDLNPVLATAAGATAVDVRILVDDAAAKTPERFTDEEILASMNRIMRPAAIAVIGASAEAGKIGNSVMKNLVNGGFQGEIYPINPKVDEILDRKAFRSISDVPGPVDVAVFAIPAKFVPQALEEVGAKGVAGAILIPSGFGETGNHELQDEVVAIARRHGVRILGPNIYGYYYTPENLSATFCTPYDVKGGVALSSQSGGIGMAILGFSRSAQMGVSSIVGVGNKADIDEDDLLTFFEQDDNTQLIAMHLEDLKDGRAFADTAKRVSKTKPVLVLKAGRTDQGAKAASSHTGALAGNDKVYDDILRQSGVIRAPGLNDLLEYARGIPLLPTPQGENVVIITGAGGSGVLLSDACVDNGLSLMEIPADLDQAFRKFIPPFGAAGNPVDITGGEPPSTYRNTIALGLSDPRIHSLILGYWHTIVTPPMVFAELVVDVVEEFRAKGIHKPVVASLAGDVEVEQASEHLYRHGIVAYPYTTEKPVAVLGAKYRWARAAGLIEADPNTGG
- a CDS encoding Nramp family divalent metal transporter produces the protein MDAANTPAPHPQGGGTTAPPSTTTSTKVAGEERVWRAGKLEPMPIRELPDAPPSIHLLGPTVFLVALGVGMGEAYMWPRLVLVFGPEIRWLFLIGVTLQAFVMLEMARYAMATGESIFFGAARVFKPLMWFFFGVAILVYIWPGHLSTGAAAFEEVSGVPWVVTACIGLIVVGILFSLASVIYPLLESLLGILIGVLVVGTSVAASLVGQWSDVTSTLGGMFQFGYFPEEAMSAAWFPVLVGAIAFAGPSGMQQMWYTLHLRDSGAGMGAHIPKIRGLRSAGQQEEMPSRGFMFDTDNPAEMRKWKGWRKWVTFDAILLFWGITMLVTISFTVLAQTAARESPGVADLIRDGDREVALTAMADAFASAGAPVLRGIFLGFIALIGLNATLGLFDSFSRGQADMTYHFVRGAKRFSMSKLYAGFLWGVITFGILILLFGPADGPGAILDVLAFLSTFAMGTYCVVLLLVNNRMLPKPIRPGILPNLVIGFGAVFYLGMLVYSLVRFGVVVG